A region of the Columba livia isolate bColLiv1 breed racing homer chromosome 15, bColLiv1.pat.W.v2, whole genome shotgun sequence genome:
TCTTTCACTGAGATGGCAAGCAGATCAATCCCTTATAGTTCTGAAGCATATGACTTTGTGgattgattttctttcttttttttttaaacattgccCAGCAATGTCCAGCATTGACctctgttaaaaatgttttattctatATGCTTGGAAAGAATAGCGATGAAGTAAATTAGATCGTTCCGTTAttctggtgttttatttttgtattctcTGAGGGTATTTTctaattatatttcttttgatTGATGTCTTTTATGAAAGCCTTGATTAAGGATACTGTCGAAAGTCATCTGAATCCCAGTTACTGCAGgtttttgtttcactttcatGTGTTACGTAACACAGGAATAGAAAATACAGGGAGATTGAGCCAATCTGGTTTTGATTGTACCTGGCATTGAGTATGTTGTTGTAAAAGTAGATCTTGTTACACTTTGGGGAGAGTTTAGTtagtttaaaagtttaaaaccatcacagTGACAAAAGAATTACTATGATAAATTATGCCGCTGCAATTCTAAACTTCCTTAGTAACCTTTTCTTAATGGGGTTTATCTTGTTGCTTTGCAGAAGTCACGCCTTACCGGATTTGAAGATCTCAGACAGCCTTCTGTTTGTGTGAGGCATAGAGGAAAATGGAAGAAGATGAGACTTCACAAGGTGAAACGGAGAGGGCAGAAGTTGAAACACATGATACTCCTGAGATCGGTCGGCGGATATCGGTCAGCGAGTTCCTTTGCCACTGCTGTTACGACATCCTGGTCGATCCCACCACCCTGAACTGCGGGCACAGCTTCTGCAGACATTGCCTCGCCTTGTGGTGGGTGTCGTCCAAGAAGAATGAATGCCCAGAatgcagagaaaaatggaaaggttTCCCCAAAGTCAACATCCTCCTCAGGTGAGGGTAATATGccatttttttactttctaagGCCACTAAAATTAGTTGTCTGGTTTCTTGAGTTTGTTGCAGATTTTCATAGTTTATTGGTAACCTGAACTTTCACAAGGATGTTTAAATCCTCAAGTTTTTGATGTTCTGAACTGTTCAAGCACATTTTTCTGAATGGAACTAAGGGGTGGGTTggttggctttgttttgtttggttggttggttgtttctttcccagttctgaATTTTTGGGGGGAATGGAGAGGAGGGATCACTTTTTAGTATTGAGATACTTCCATCTTTTACTACAGTTGGTTGTTTCCTGGTAATTCTAAGTTAAACTTATCTTTGATAATTATGTAATTATTTCTGCAATAGAAATTGTTTATAGGAAGAAATGTGATCTTGTCAGATATCAGAAATATCAGTTTGCTGTCTTGAATTACCCACAAGTTCTTGTGTTAATAATACTTTATCTtagataaataatattttaacaaatacGTGATAGGATTGATGATAGGCTTTTATGTTGTCTTTTACTTATCATTTTTGAATAATCAAGGCTTGCCAggagcacacacaaaaatagctttatataagaaataagtattctTTTTTAGTATGTTATTTTAACTTACTTTATGTTTagaaactaagaaaaatattgcttgGAAGTCATTTATTTAAGTTTAACTTTACTAAGTATTAAGTAatgtttttgtgcttttaagGATGACAGGCTTTAGTAGAGGCTGGAAAACAAGAATCTAGAAACTAATCCCTTTTCTGAAGGTTAAGCCTCAATAGATATAGTACAATGACATATATTTTTCCCATTAGGGATGTTACTGAAAAGCTATTTTCTGACGCCAttgaacaaagaaaagaagacaTTCAACAGAATGGTGAGGCAGCACGCAGCTTAGCAACTTTCCAAAAGTATGGGAATGACCAGATTCCTACAGTACAGAATACAAGAAGAATTAATCCTCGAGGAGGAGGGTTTTTCTCAGGTGTTCTGACAGCTTTAACTTGTGTGGCAGTAAGTTTCATCTGGGTGGTTTTCCCTATTTACTTCACTAAGCATGCAGTGAAATATACTTAAATTACATACGCATAAAAAAGATTGTCAGCACAGAAGAGACTTCAGCTGAAGGGAATTAATAAGGTAGCGTTCAGAGCTGTCTGGTaggaactgggaggagtggctgacactggaagctgtgctgccatcagagacctggacaggctggagagctgggcagggaaacattgaatgaaatagaacaagggcaagtgtagagtcttgaatctgggcaggaacaactccaggttccagtataagttggggaatgacctgttggagagcagcgtaggggaaaaggacctgggggtcctggggacagcagggtgaccatgagccagcactgggcccttgtggccaggaagccaatggtccctggggtgggttagaagggggtggtcagtaggtcagagaggttctcctgcccctctgctctgccctggggagaccacacctggaatattgtgtccagttgtggcccctcagttccagcaggacagggaactgctggagagagtccagcgcagccaccaagatgctggagggagtggagcatctcccgtgtgaggaaaggctgagggagctggggctctggagctggacaagaggacactgaggggtaacctcattaatgtttacagatatataaagggggagtgtcaggaggatggagccaggctcttctcagtgataaccaatgataggacaaggggcaatgggtacaaactggaacacaggaggttccacttaaatttgagaaggaacttcttctcagtaagggtaacagaacactggcccaggctgcccagggaggttgtggagtctccttctgtgcagacattccaacccgcctggacaccttcctgtgtaacctcatctgggtgttcctgctccatggggggattgcactggatgagctttccaggtcccttccagtccctgacagtctgggattctgtaactTCGATTGCAATATACAGCAAATGGATGTTAGACAAATTGGGTAAAACTTCAAGATACATTCTTATAACGTGAATAGTCTAGGGTTCATAAAATGGAAGATTCTACATCTCAAGCTCGTTTATGAGTGTTTATTTGTATCATTAATATATTTGCTTTgcaggtaaaatattttttttttaatctacctACAGGTAGTTCTACTTGGATATCACTGGAGCAGCAGAGAATTTGAAGAAGATCATCTTGTCCACAAGCCTGTTGCTAAATGGACTACTGAGGAAGTGATACTttggctggagcagctgggcCCATGGGCTTCACATTATAAAGAAAGATTTTTGCTGGAGAAAGTGAATGGAAGGTGAGAGGCCTAATTGTCAAGAAGAGCTGTCCTTTGGTTGGACTACAGGATGGCTCTCATTAGGGACGGCATATTGTGAAATTACCGTACTTCCTTCCCTAGATTATGAGAATATTCTGTTGATGTATCAGAATAAAATTCAGGGGAAGTTTTAACACTCGTAGTTGGAAACTGCAATAGTAGATACTAAGCAAGCCAACGGAAAACTTTCCAAGAAATGTTTACAATGCTGACAGTGCAGACTGCAATGATCCTGAAAGTAAAGTTCTGCTAATGGATTATCCACCGCTCCCACCTCTTCTTTATTGTGAAAAAATGCATGTGCTGTATATATTGTTGCATTCCACCCAAGAGCTCTAGGTTTGATTTCAGGAGGCCAGGCTAGATCTGTGAAGTACTCAAGAACTGGAGTTCACATCTCTAATAGCCAACGAGCTGATAAATTTGCACGCTGAAAGCAGGCAGGAGAAAACTTGAAGGATATTTAAAACCTAGGCCCTGAGATGCAGTTGATTCAGAACACTTGATATGGTGTGTAATGCCAAAGGTGATACCTTCTCTCAGTAGCTTATTGTTTCAGTAGGTAATTGCTGATTTGTTAGTCGTATCTTTTTGGTGAAGAGGCGCTGTTTACCTTCTGAATTCTGCTTTTGTAGACTCCTGCTGACACTGACAGAGGAGGATTTCACAAAAGAGCCTTACAGTATAGAGAACAGCAGCCACAGAAAAGCTATTGTGGCAGAACTGGAATGTGTGAAAGCTTTAGGCGTTAAACCACCACAGAACCTTTGGGAATATAAGGTAAACTTTAGATAAAGTCTGTCATGTAcgttaagtatttttaaaataatatatttaaaagaaaattctctTAAAGTCAGGAGGAGTGTTAAGGTAGTAGAATTACCCTTGTAAAAACTGCTTGGTTTAATGAACTGTTGCATTTGAAGAAGGatcctttgaaaaatgtttgtcAGAAAAAAACTAAGAACTGGCATGtcccttttgttttattttttcattgtttgaaaCTTAATAATTCGATAACTTTCAGGCAGTAAATCCAGGAAAATCACTCTTTCTTCTGTATGCACTGAAGAGTTCTCCACGCCTCAGCATGTTATACCTGTATTTGTTTGATTACGCGGAGGCTTTCCTACCTTTCATCCACACAATCTGCCCTACGCAAGAAGACAAGGATGAAGATATTGTCACAAAACTACTAGTAAGTGTTCAAAACATTCCAAATACCACTTGCTTTAGTTCTGAGTATTTTAAGACTAGCAGCATAGAAATACATGATGTAGTTACTcactgtttaatctctttacaacatgacctaaaaaaaaaatcctacaaaGTAAGCAGTTCCTTGAATTTATTGTATGTAATCACCAGAGGTGTGACCATTACCTTTAATAAGATTGATTTAAGGCTTTTGAGACTTCAGATATGTGAAACTGATTTTTGTTGGAGTTCACATGACTATAGTAAGGCTGCTCACTCAAAATACTTGGATTTTAACAAATGGCATTGTAAGGTCTAGCTGTCTGTGATGTTTCATTCTAATCCAATGGAAATTATTGGCTTATAGTATTTTTTGCCAGGAAGGTAAATTACTGACTtcaatgtattaaaaaacattttttcaacaGAAGAGTAGTAGAAGTAAGCCACTATTCTGTCTGTTTAATAGGAAATTGATTAACAGTCTTTTTACCCTAATTTACAGGACCTTAAGGATCCTACTTGGAAACAGTGGAGAGAATTCCTTGTGAAGTATTTCTTTTTGCCATACCAGTTGATGGCTGAATTTGCTTGGGATTGGCTGGACGTGCACTACTGGACATCAAGATTTATAATTGTCAACGCCATGTTGCTCTCTGTTCTGGAATTATTCTCCCTGTGGAGGCTCTGGTTGAGAAGAGAACTGAAGTAAGTCTTACCGAGCTGGGCGGAGAGGGTAGGAAGTACCTCGCCTTAGAAAGTAGCAGTCTTACAATTTCACAGTTGCTCACTGAAATGACGACGTTTAAGCTCTGAGGTTAGGAAGAACATGTGAGTCTGAATCTGCACATACACTAGTACTCGCTCTTTaatgtctttatttctgtgaatacttgattttttttttttttatagttggTTTTACTGATCAGATGTAGCCAATATAGTAACGGTAATAAGCATGTGCTTAACCACGGGATAAATGCTAACTCCCCTTGAGAATTGTCTTTTATGCTAACTGCTGTTAGCTGTCAGCTGAGAACTAAATACAGAAGAATTTTGTCATTACATACTTACAATATAGTTATTAAAGGATGAGTCCTCAGGATCATAAATAGGTTTGATTACACTGATATTGTTTCTGATGAGTGAtcagaatttcagaaatttCTGTGTTCAGTCACCGCTTTCACCTTAATTCATGCATATTAATATAACCTAATCATTGCTGTGATCTTTTATTGCTAGTTTTTAGAACTTGCCTGGGTGAAATTCCCGTTGGTGTGCGCTGGGGTTCACTTTCTGTGCCGGCAGCCAGAGGGCAGAACGTGCTCAGCTGGGACACATCGGGGATCCCACCGCTTTAACTCGCTGTGCTTTCTGGTCTGAATACATTGACTTAGAGATTTTGCATAAGGAAGCattattactgtattttaaagaagtttttctgGAGTGTAAAATGATGTTTTACAGGTACCTGAGTAAGTCCTAAATATTTTGAGGCTGCAGCATATATTAGCTGTTCTTAGAATGGGCAGAAATACAACGGGAAGTTTGTCTAAGCCTCTCCGTTTCCTTTTTCACAGGACTATTCCTCACAGAATGTGGAGGCATTTCTGGAAGGTCTCAACCCAGGGTCtttttgttgccattttttgGCCTTTTATTCCTCAGTTTGTCTGCAATTGTTTGTTTTACTGGGCCTTGTACTTTAACCCGATTATAAACATTGATCTTGTGGTTAAAGAAGTGAGGCGTCTGGACACGCAAGTGCAGTGACTGGCAGTGGAACTTTGGAGCCATTTAGCTCCTAAAAATGGACATTTGAAAtaaactttgcttttcttcttcatatatGTGGTAGTGAAAGGGGTGGATTATCTGAACTTAAACATACAAAAAAGCCTTAAGGTAAGTTTCTCTTACCTCAGCTGATTCCAACTCTGAGGATGGACTTTATGATCCTAAAGGAAttgtttattgaaaacaaaaaatgacatTGCTGATTTAGCCACGTGAAACTTACACAGTCATGTCACCCTGTTGTTGATCAAGTCAAATTTCTCTATTCCATCTTGAGCCTTCTGGTTATTGTCAAGCCTGCCTTACAATCAGTGTCTTCTGAACAGCTACagtgatttgatttgattttttttacttagCATTTCATAGCAACAACCTGTTCCCGAGGATGTAAGTTTGCCAAAGGAAAGTTCTTCCTGGATAGGCTTGATACTTGAAGTACCTGTGTGTTTTCAGTCTGCTTGACATGTAAAGCTGTGACGGTCAAATACACAGCCTCACAGTAGAGTTTGTTCTGAAATTCCCCCTGTTGAAGGCAAAAACTGCTTGAGGTTTTGTCTTTGGGAAAATGTGGTGATTGCCATTCAAATGTTTATATTCAGATCAGTTAGACTTCAGTGACAGCTTCTTTGACGCTCTCCTCTTGAAGTCTGTTGCTAATTCTTTAATTCAGGGTTATCCGTTAAAACGATTATTTTTGAAGAGTGACCTGACACTGTAATTATGTCTCACTGCAATGGAATGTGTGTCTCCAGATCTCCGAGCGAATATTGACTGGCAGGTTATTTTGTATACGCAGGATTGCCATTTGTCAACCTAATGTTTTTGACTGAAGCGAAAATTAGATTTTCCAAGAGCTTTGTCCCTTGCATTCTGCATTGgggctttttgtgttttgtttggtttggtttggtttggttttttttcctcatttgtatCATTAATATGAGCTTTAGATTTGcctgtgaatatttttaaagattaaagATCTCTTTTGAAATCTTCATGCTTCCTAAAaaagtgttgtggttttttttttcactgtattgAAGTACCTGTTGTTAGCTTTGACTTGTGTAAATTTGTTCTGTAGCCCCACAGCTTCAAGTGAGGTTGGTGCAAGTAAACATAAGTGTATTATTCAGCAATTTGTGTTACTGATTTATCTTCCTAAAAGGTTTCAAGAAACTATGAAGTGGCTGTAGTGAAAACCATCGTTACATCTTTCTGAGCTACAAACACTTGTGAACTTTGCCAGCCCCTGCTGTCCAGGGTGAAACAAACACTTGTGGGAACGGCAGCTGGTGCCACAACTGCTCCATTTTTCATGCGTCTGTCTCGGCGATGGTCACATTCGCCCCTTTCAACCTGGGTCTGAAGTTCTAAGGGTAGAACTCCCCGTGTCTCCAGAAAACTCAAAGCGTACATAGAGAAAGGACCTGGAGCCGTAGCAAATGCACAGCTTCTTGGAAAATTgcgtttaaaaaacaaagactagaaaaaataattctattagGCAATTTTTAATACAGGTAGGACTACTTCAGGTGAATGAGATGCGGCAGTTAAATTAGGCTTCGCAGTAAGTGTTTAATATGGATGAGAGGGCTCCTTGTGCTGACACTGTCACCTCATGCGTTTCTTGTGGTCAGTTCAAAGTTAACGCGTATTAGGGTAAACGTTAGTGGAAAGGTTTGGTTTGTATCTTAGAGCTGGGGGCGTGGGAATGGAAAGAATAATATGATGAATCTGAAAAATCTGCAAatctgaataaaacaaaattaatttaaagttCATTACTCCATAAGCTGATAAATTGCTATTTAGCCAATAAAAGCTTAAGCAGAGCTAATGGACTTGCTTTTAGTCCATACGTTCTAGAAGGTAAATAAGAGGATAAACAATGACTTTGGCCATTGTGGGGTGAAAAGGCTGAGACGGCAGAAAGAGGatcaagaaaggggaagataatGTGTTGTCATTACtgagactaaaaaaaaaagtaattttcgaTTTAAATCCATACAGAATTTTCATGAAGCCTGGTGTTGGCTATCTAATACCTACACAAAGGCTGAACCTCACTACACAGAAAGTCTGGCCACAAAAGGAATTTGGTGTGATAGGGCGCCTTAGAGAAACATTTGGCAGCTTCACGGTCACATTCACATGCCATTTTTTGACATTTGTCTTCCAGtgattctgaaagaaaacacagtaagTTTGATGTCAGTCTGATGTAATTTGAAATTCCAAACGGAATACCAAGAATTACTACCTCATGTTCCACGTTTGCCAGATAAATGGCTCTTAACGTTTCAAGTGCAATAGAAACTATACTGAGCTTGGGTCAAGCTTCCCGTTGTGTTGTGTTCTTCAGGCAGAGCCCCGTGCCAGGACATCTCAGCAACAAAGAACACACCAGCGTACTTTGGTGTACTGACAGTCATATATATGATATCTTGGCAGGTGAAAATAGAATAATTGGATAAAGACTTacatgcttttttcccccttctttaaCAAAGGAAGGCTGATGACTGATTCCTCTTTAGAAAGTGGTATGTGACCCTCCTTGCCCGCCCTGTTGCTCTGGTGAAACTTGAGTTTGGGaagatattttccatttcacataCACTTTAATCTACTAAAGCATGTggcattaaaattatgtatgtgAAATAAGGGATGCAAAGATGTTGCATGTTCAGCTTAAACCACCCAGCTTTTTTTATTAAGGCATTCGGTAAGAATTTAGGTAAAGTGTGTTTAAGGATGATAAAATCATGCGTGGCCGTATTTGTTTTATAATTGTAGCGTTGTAATTTAACAGATTTCTTGGCATTAATGTTTCTTCTTGGCATGGACTATTTCTTCTACAGCAACACACTTTGATTCCATTGTGCCAAGCcagaaatgtgtgttttttctctccgCAGCTGTCTGTAAACTGAAAACTTCTTGATTATATGTTGTCTTAGTATTTAACACTTTGAAAGCTTAGCTGAATCTCTGCCCAAGATTTACCTAGGAGCAGAACAAGTGTTCAGTTCTGCGAATTAACTCAGATTCTCCGATGAAATGCAAGCATGCTTGATGTATATATGTTGATGCTGCAACTGGCTGCAGTAAGAACTACTCCATTAACTGAGAAGAGCTATTCCTTCTCCTGTTATTGCTCCAAACTTAATCTTCTCCATGCCACACTGGGAACTTTGTTTCAGCTGGCCAGTATTTTAAAAGGTCCTCAGCTTCTGGACTGGAGCAGGACCAGAACCTTTACAGGCAAATATAGGGGGAGCGTAACTTGTCAGTTAATCAGGCAGTTTGAGAGAAAAGACACTTTTGGTACTTgtggagcagaggaggaaattAGCAAGTAGAGATTCTGCATGAGGTGGACGCTTGAGCAGAGGAAAAGGTTCagtgaaaaggaggaaaggaaatacTGTCGAAAACCTTTCCTATGATGTCAGGTCAGGCAAGTTCTAAGCTGAGTTTTGAAATGAgagggttttgtgttttttgtgtttgcctTGAAGCGAGGGGGGTCAGAAACTCAGACATGGTGAGCAAGTTTATATAAGGGTTGGCAGTTTTGTGGTGTAAATAATAACCATTTCTCAAACTCATTTCCATTCTAGGTAGTAGCATAAAATTACATGCAAAGTAACTTGGAGCTGGCACctgatttaaattaaaacaacaacaacaaacaagaagaaaatttggGAGTTTCTGAGAAGTTTCAAAAAGTCTTTTGAGTGTATTGGAAAGTATTTGCTAAAACTTTGGGAGCTGTGAACAAATAATGTAaaagaaacactgttttttcctgttgactgtgtcttgttttttcctttgatacctctttgtccttttctttaATACTATAGCAGGGCAAGTAAATTACATTCCAACTTCAGAGCAGTCAGACAAAATTTATCAGGATCTGGTCAGGCATCTGTTGCAACTTGTACACTAATTATGtacatattttcaaattaatattttatggcTTGTGGATGCGTTACTCCCATAAATAAACATACACATCAAATATTGTATTCACTCACTGTTTGAAATTGTAAGTTTTAATTGTGAATTCATTCATAAATTGGAGGCAGTAGCAGTGGGCTGGACAAGCAATGAGTGGTAAGTGCCAAACGCTCCTCCATCCTAAACGTACAAGCGGTGTGAAAGATTTTCCTCTAAGTAGAAAAGGATCCTTTTTAAACAGTTCTCATTGTCTTGCTTCCTGTTTGTAGTTGTTCTCCAGTGGGAGACTTGCAGGGAATAGCATAACATGAATTCCTCGACATATGTAAATGCCAAGTAAAAAGAGGGGGTTTTTGGTAGTGTTTTCTAAAGCGGTAATAGAAGCTTGTAgatgagatttttctttgcttatgtGTGTCAGTAGGTGGGGATTACAAAGAAGAAACTGCATTCAGTGAGTTGGCATAACTGTGGAGGCACAGCTTACCCTGGCAAAACACGGCACAAAAGGAAGGATGCTAAAACAAGGATTTAACAGGTAGTTAAAGTGTCTTGGTATGAAGTtaagccccgagcctgtcagcGTTCACTCACCGCACACCACAGCGTTGTCCTCGCACTCCCACTGGTAAACCTCCGTCTTGGGCTGGCAGCCGGCCCGCTCGGCCCGCCCGTAGCAGCAGTCGTGCTGAAAACAGCACCTGCCAGGCACAGAAAGGAATTGGCCTTAACTCATTCGGTGGTGATTTATGGTCATGTAATCTGGATGGTTTTTATCAGCATGGTTCTACAGGCTGTGGAACAACAAAACAGTCAACACCTGCGAATGTACCAACAGTTCACCTGCTCGGGAATCAAAACAGGGCAATTGATTCATGGATCACCCAGAAAAAATCCTTATTCTTTCATGTAATCAATGCTCAGGAACATGTCTGGTACACATTGATCTAGCTGAACTTCCCCATAGGGGAAAAAACCAGGAATCTTTAAAGCATTCTCACTTCTAAACACAATCAGCTTCTCTGTTGGTACGCCTGTCTCCTAGCCCATtcaagaaaaagatgaaatgcCAGAACAGTCTGTCAGATAATGAATGGGGTATTTTTCTGGCAGTTATAGATGCTTTTGTAACAGTTACTAATAAAGGGACAAGATTCCTTAGGCTGTAGCACACTGTCCCAAATGTCACAGCAAAGGCCTTGGAGAGGGgcagaaaagctgagagagGGCGAGATGTTCAGTGATGAATGGGCACGGGTGCTGTTTAATGCCATAATGTAACCAAACCTCTGCTCAGTATAGTGAAAAAATCTGGAAAGCTGCCCAAAGTGGCTTCAAAATTGTTCTTGTCATGATTGAGACAAGGAATTCATAGACTTTATCTCACATCGTGGAACTGAACAATACAGGTAAGTGCAGTTTAACGCTTAAGAAAAGAACTGCTCTTCTACCATGAAGTCATTGCAAGCCCAGAATAGCAAGTGGGGAGTTAATGAGGATCTGAAATTAGAGAGCTCGGAAGTTTTTGCTGCAAACTAACTATactcttttgtttgcttttgactCAGGAAGAACAGGATGTATCCGTGAGCTCGTTCCATCCAGTCATTCCGTTGTCTCCTGGTAGCCTAAACCCATCGTATTACAGTAGGCAAATGATGTTTAGATGGTGTTTATATTGCCTGAGGAATTGGTGTCTGCAATAGAAAAAGTCAATGCTGCGAGCTCTCACTTGCAATTACTGGGCTTTTTCCTATGCTTATTAAATAATTACTTGGTAACCCCACATGAATCTCCATTTAAAGATCCTGTGGTATGTAACAGCTGAACAGCACATGGCTGTAAAGTAGCTCCATGGGTTCATTTCATGCATTGGACTTAAAAGAAATTGATTTCTACTATGTCTTTGTAGCAGTACTAAGGTAAATGAACCAGGAAATACAGCTTTTGCTGTAGTGCAGTCTATCTTCATGTGTTATGAAAATTGTTAGAATTACTTCTAAGGATTTTACAGTGTATGTTATGAGTGCAACATATGATTGTCTCCATTGGAAAGCTTATGAGTGGCAGGCAAAAGTATAAACTGCACTATTATTTGAATAATTCCATTACAGATGCTCTTTCTTCAGATtaagtatttctgcattttcactCGACTTGCTGTCAGCCATAATTGTGAATGCAAACAGCCCACAAAGTAGCTCAAAACTTGAAGTGGAACTTGGTGGGAATGTTTGTGTGTCCGTCCAGCCGGTGCGGTTCTCAGTTCCACACACGTGCGGTGGGCAAGTTCAGTTCTCAACATTTGGGAGCTGGTGAAGCCCAGACCACAACCAGCTCAACACcagcaggaacaaccccaggttccagtataggttgggaaattacatattagagagcagtgtaggggaaagggacctgggggtcctggggacagcagggtgaccatgagccagcactgggcccttgtggccaggaagccaatggtacctggggtgggttagaagggggtggtcagtaggtcagagaggttctcctgcccctctgctctgccctggggagaccacacctggaatattgtgtccagctgtggcccctcagttccagcaggacagggaactgctggagagagtccagcgcagggcaacaaagatgatgaagggagtggagcacctcccttatgaagaaaggctgagggagctggggctctttagtttggagaagaggagactgaggggtgaccttattaatgtttataaatacataaagggtgagtgccatgaggatggagccaggctcttctcggtggcaaacaatgacaggacaaggggtaatgggatcaatcTGGAACACAAGacgttccacttaaatttgagaaaaaaacttcttcgcagtgagggtgacagacactggaactggctgcccagggaggttgtggagtctccttctctggagacattccaacccgcctggacatgttcctgtgcgacctcacctgggcgttcctgctccagcagggggattggactggatgatcttttgaggtcccttccaatcccaaacatactgtgataatgTGGCTGTGCAGAAGCAGCTTCTTGCCACTATGGGACTTTCACAAAGTGCAAAACTGGCCTACAATGAAAGATCTGCAAACTGCGTGTTCTCCATCCTTATCTTTAGGTGATCAGAAGGAACGGTCGCCCCCTCTTTTTGTGTGCCTTCCCAGTCAGTGAAGTAGCGACTGCATTTTACAGAATTGTCTTTAACAGATTACACACCTAAAAACTTGAAATATGTAGGCAAAGATTCGAGATGTTTCAGGTTTCATCACAACTAGAATctttatggaaaaaaagaaaaaaacagatttgaaCTTTCCATAAATTTTACCCTAAATGTGAGTATCAGGGGGTTTATTTTCAATTTACCATGTATCTGTCTGATATGTTTAAACTTGAGATGTCACAGACAGTGGGgaaatgtgtatatatgtgatatatctat
Encoded here:
- the BFAR gene encoding bifunctional apoptosis regulator — translated: MEEDETSQGETERAEVETHDTPEIGRRISVSEFLCHCCYDILVDPTTLNCGHSFCRHCLALWWVSSKKNECPECREKWKGFPKVNILLRDVTEKLFSDAIEQRKEDIQQNGEAARSLATFQKYGNDQIPTVQNTRRINPRGGGFFSGVLTALTCVAVVLLGYHWSSREFEEDHLVHKPVAKWTTEEVILWLEQLGPWASHYKERFLLEKVNGRLLLTLTEEDFTKEPYSIENSSHRKAIVAELECVKALGVKPPQNLWEYKAVNPGKSLFLLYALKSSPRLSMLYLYLFDYAEAFLPFIHTICPTQEDKDEDIVTKLLDLKDPTWKQWREFLVKYFFLPYQLMAEFAWDWLDVHYWTSRFIIVNAMLLSVLELFSLWRLWLRRELKTIPHRMWRHFWKVSTQGLFVAIFWPFIPQFVCNCLFYWALYFNPIINIDLVVKEVRRLDTQVQ
- the PLA2G10 gene encoding group 10 secretory phospholipase A2; the protein is MGPHCPALPLLLLLGTVYKGAFGEAGLRHRRGILELAGAVRCSTGRSPFAYLRYGCYCGLGGKGWPKDRVDWCCFQHDCCYGRAERAGCQPKTEVYQWECEDNAVVCESLEDKCQKMACECDREAAKCFSKAPYHTKFLLWPDFLCSEVQPLCRY